The sequence below is a genomic window from Brevibacillus laterosporus.
GGCGAAGGGAGGTTTCTGAACTATGGGTCGCAGCTTGAAGAAAGGTCCTTTCGTGGATGACCACTTGATGAAAAAGGTTGATGCTCTGAACGAGAAAAGCGAGAAGAAGGTTGTTAAAACTTGGTCACGCCGTTCTACTATCTTCCCTGATTTTATCGGTCATACATTTGCTGTATACGATGGTCGTAAACATGTTCCTGTATACGTGACTGAAGATATGGTCGGACACAAATTAGGTGAATTTGCACCTACTCGTACCTTCAGGGGTCACGTCGACAACGACAAAAAATCCAAGAAGCGCTAATTTTTCTCTTCATAGAGGGGAGGTACAATCATGGAATCCAAAGCAGTTGCTCGTAATATTCGAATCGCGCCTCGTAAAGTGCGTCTAGTTATTGACCTAATCAGAGGCAAGAAAATTGGAGAAGCTCTAGGTATTTTGAAACACACTCCTAAAGCAGGTTCTCCAGTAGTAGAGAAGCTTTTAAACTCTGCGATTGCTAATGCTGAGCATAACTACAACATGGATCTAGAAAACCTTGTTGTTGGTCAAGTATTCGTAGATCAAGGTCCTACCTTGAAACGATTCCGTCCACGTGCAATGGGTCGTGCTAGCCGTATTCACAAGCGTACGAGCCACATTACAGTGGTACTAAACGAAAAATAAGGAGGGAAATTGAGTGGGACAAAAGGTAAGTCCGGTCGGTCTACGAGTTGGCGTAATTCGTGACTGGGAATCCAGATGGTATGCTGATAAGGACTTCGCAACTTTGTTGCATGAAGACCTTCACATTCGTAAATACATCAAAGGTCGTCTTAAAGACGCTGCTGTATCTACTGTTGAAATCGAACGCGCTGCAAATCGCGTAAACGTAACAATTCACACTGCTAAGCCAGGTATGGTTATCGGTAAAGGTGGATCTGAAGTTGAAACACTTCGTAAAGCTCTTTCCCAACTTACTAGCAAGCGTGTACACATCAATATTAACGAGATCAAGAAACCTGATCTTGACGCTACTCTTGTAGCTGAAAATATTGCTCGTCAATTAGAAAACCGTATTTCTTTCCGTCGTGCACAAAAGCAAACAATTACTCGTTCTTTGCGTGCAGGTGCGAAAGGTATCAAAACACTTGTTAGTGGTCGTCTAGGTGGAGCTGATATCGCGCGTTCTGAAGGTTACAGCGAAGGTACTGTACCTCTTCATACACTGCGTGCTGACATCGACTATGGTACAGCTGAAGCTCACACTACTTATGGCCGCATCGGTGTAAAAGTATGGATCTACCGTGGAGAAGTTCTTCCTACTAAGAAGAACGTTGCACGTGTGGAAGGAGGCAAGTAAACATGTTGATGCCTAAACGCGTGAAGCATCGTAAACAACATCGTCCGAAGTTGTCCGGTAACGCTAAAGGCGGTACAACTGTTGCTTTCGGTGAGTATGGCCTCCAAGCTCTTGAACCAGCTTGGGTAACGAATCGTCAAATCGAGGCAGCACGTATTGCGATGACACGTTATATCCGTCGTGGCGGTAAAGTTTGGATTAAAGTTTTCCCAGACAGACCGATCACACAAAAACCTTTAGAAGTCCGCATGGGTTCTGGTAAAGGTTCCGTTGAAAAATGGATTGCTGTAGTTAAACCAGGTAAAGTTATGTTTGAACTTGCTGGTGTATCAGAAGAAGTAGCGCGTGAAGCTATGCGTCTTGCTATGCACAAACTACCTGTTAAGTGTAAGTTTGTTAAGCGCGAAGAAGTGGGTGGTGACGCACATGAAGGCTAATGAATACCGCAATCTAACCACTGCCGAGATCGAACAAAGCGTTTCTTCTTTGAAAGAAGAATTGTTCAACCTTCGTTTTCAATTAGCTACTGGCCAATTGGAAAACACGGCTCGTATTAAGCAAGTGCGTAAGGATATCGCATGCGCGAAAACTATCCTACGCCAACGTGAATTAGGAATCGGCTAATATAAGGAAGGAGGTTCCAACGATGACCGCACAACGCAATTTGCGTAGAACGCTGGTAGGTCGTGTAGTATCAGACAAAATGGACAAAACCATTGTTGTTCTGGTTGAAACCTACAAAAAACATACGTTGTATGGTAAGCGTGTGAAGTACTCTAAAAAGTTCAAAGCACACGATGAAAACAATACAGCGAAAATCGGTGATATCGTAGAAATTATGGAAACTCGTCCGCTTTCTAAGGACAAGAGATTCCGTCTTGTAAAAGTAGTACAAGAAGCTGTCATTGTATAAGATAGCTTAATATATGATAGACTCGGATAAAACATCACATCCGAAGGGAGTGACTCAGAATGATCCAAACTCAATCCAGACTAGCGGTTGCTGACAACTCTGGTGCTAAGGAATTAATGTGCATTAAAGTTCTTGGTGGATCTGGCCGCAAGACTGCTAATGTAGGCGATATTATCGTTTGCTCTGTCAAAGCTGCTACACCCGGAGGAGTTGTCAAGAAAGGTCAAGTAGTTAAGGCTGTTATCGTTCGCACAGTTAGTGGCGTACGTCGTAACGACGGTTCTTACATCCGCTTTGACCAGAATGCAGCTGTAGTTATCAAGGATG
It includes:
- a CDS encoding 30S ribosomal protein S19, with amino-acid sequence MGRSLKKGPFVDDHLMKKVDALNEKSEKKVVKTWSRRSTIFPDFIGHTFAVYDGRKHVPVYVTEDMVGHKLGEFAPTRTFRGHVDNDKKSKKR
- the rplV gene encoding 50S ribosomal protein L22, with product MESKAVARNIRIAPRKVRLVIDLIRGKKIGEALGILKHTPKAGSPVVEKLLNSAIANAEHNYNMDLENLVVGQVFVDQGPTLKRFRPRAMGRASRIHKRTSHITVVLNEK
- a CDS encoding 30S ribosomal protein S3, which produces MGQKVSPVGLRVGVIRDWESRWYADKDFATLLHEDLHIRKYIKGRLKDAAVSTVEIERAANRVNVTIHTAKPGMVIGKGGSEVETLRKALSQLTSKRVHININEIKKPDLDATLVAENIARQLENRISFRRAQKQTITRSLRAGAKGIKTLVSGRLGGADIARSEGYSEGTVPLHTLRADIDYGTAEAHTTYGRIGVKVWIYRGEVLPTKKNVARVEGGK
- a CDS encoding 50S ribosomal protein L16, producing MLMPKRVKHRKQHRPKLSGNAKGGTTVAFGEYGLQALEPAWVTNRQIEAARIAMTRYIRRGGKVWIKVFPDRPITQKPLEVRMGSGKGSVEKWIAVVKPGKVMFELAGVSEEVAREAMRLAMHKLPVKCKFVKREEVGGDAHEG
- a CDS encoding 50S ribosomal protein L29, translating into MKANEYRNLTTAEIEQSVSSLKEELFNLRFQLATGQLENTARIKQVRKDIACAKTILRQRELGIG
- a CDS encoding 30S ribosomal protein S17, which translates into the protein MTAQRNLRRTLVGRVVSDKMDKTIVVLVETYKKHTLYGKRVKYSKKFKAHDENNTAKIGDIVEIMETRPLSKDKRFRLVKVVQEAVIV
- a CDS encoding 50S ribosomal protein L14; this encodes MIQTQSRLAVADNSGAKELMCIKVLGGSGRKTANVGDIIVCSVKAATPGGVVKKGQVVKAVIVRTVSGVRRNDGSYIRFDQNAAVVIKDDNSPRGTRIFGPVARELREKEFMKIISLAPEVI